A single window of Betta splendens chromosome 11, fBetSpl5.4, whole genome shotgun sequence DNA harbors:
- the tril gene encoding TLR4 interactor with leucine rich repeats: protein MESGNSLTRICFFLWLLNGFGASSPAPSSCPDRCDCQHPQHLACANRGLRIVPKPAARVPEDVQVFSLGGNFISNISAFDFTRYSDLVRLNLQYNQIRTIHPKAFEKLLKLEELYLGHNHLSNIPVGTLQPLKKLTILYGNNNDIKKITPELFANLDNLVKLRLDGNSIDVLQESVFKSLTRLHYLHLESNKLQHIHRNAFSELTNLRFLNLAHNRQSALRSVLTFSQLKALTTLLLSDNQIHHIGKHVFQNLSRLSELSLSNNRLSQLDGGALRGLSGLRELLIDGNELREIPAGLLDPLERVEELDFSNNRISSVDALAFSQLKRLKVLKLKNNLLTSLSGDMFALNKALYDLDLHGNNWTCDCRLEELKRWMTVAHSQGKLLTVFVRCHHPLTLRGKYLDYVNSSHLQPFGNWTHLCRRQTGPEESRGGGVLVKMEGREIDETSTEGQVVNRKREGVDSRQRHRDGAILGKDGVNRKRDRQEGVGVQGDQGGPETESSSLLDQKKARKVSLNPKSRPAAETTGKRTKGRRMSNVTPKTEPPISTSSHRNTSHTGLSTTPPAQAGGMFDLLWADPKGPLPVITDPCAFNRHFITNVSVDQVTSSTVTVSWTTRDHHRYTPGPGPGPDEVHYRLLFDRFGTADRFPRYVYARGASRSVTLRELSPDVTYMVCVEGVVGGSVCQVAPRDHCAGLVTLPEGPALTLDLQLATVATLAANAALLLALGAAWLGRSLRRRLRRRRSAVHVRHMYSTRRPFRHAGASAAVAADFTSYQSSRPARLAPLEAGDLIEFPCDRFLDTGSTRRDSDMQRFTD, encoded by the coding sequence ATGGAAAGTGGCAATTCCCTGACGAGGATATGCTTTTTCCTGTGGCTGCTGAATGGGTTCGGCGCTTCTTCACCGGCGCCGAGCTCTTGTCCCGACCGCTGTGACTGTCAGCACCCGCAGCACCTCGCGTGCGCCAACCGCGGGCTGCGCATCGTGCCAAAACCCGCCGCGCGGGTGCCCGAGGACGTGCAGGTCTTCAGCCTTGGGGGCAACTTCATCAGCAACATCTCCGCCTTCGATTTCACGCGGTACAGTGATCTTGTAAGATTAAATCTACAGTACAACCAAATACGAACAATTCACCCCAAGGCGTTTGAAAAACTGTTAAAGCTAGAAGAGTTGTACTTGGGACACAATCATTTATCAAATATACCTGTTGGGACTTTACAACCCCTGAAGAAATTAACTATTCTTTATGGAAACAATAATGATATTAAGAAAATTACACCCGAGCTCTTTGCCAACTTGGATAATTTAGTTAAATTGCGTCTGGACGGCAACTCAATAGACGTTCTGCAGGAGTCGGTGTTTAAAAGCTTGACCCGTTTACACTATCTGCACCTGGAATCCAACAaactgcagcacattcacagaAACGCCTTTTCTGAACTCACCAACCTACGCTTTTTAAACCTGGCCCACAACAGGCAGTCGGCGCTGCGCAGCGTCCTCACGTTTTCCCAGCTCAAAGCCCTGAcgacgctgctgctgtctgacaaCCAGATTCATCACATTGGGAAGCACGTATTCCAGAACCTCAGCAGGCTTTCCGAGCTGTCCCTGAGCAACAACAGGCTCTCTCAGCTGGACGGCGGCGCTCTGAGGGGGCTGTCCGGCCTCAGGGAGCTCCTGATTGACGGCAACGAGCTGCGGGAAATCCCGGCCGGCCTCCTCGACCCGCTCGAGCGCGTCGAGGAGCTGGACTTCAGCAACAACCGCATTTCCAGCGTGGACGCGTTGGCCTTTTCCCAACTGAAACGCCTGAaggtgctgaagctgaagaacaACCTCCTCACTAGCCTGTCCGGTGACATGTTCGCCCTCAACAAAGCGCTTTACGACCTggatctccatggcaacaactGGACGTGTGACTGTcgcctggaggagctgaagaggtgGATGACTGTTGCACATTCTCAGGGTAAATTATTGACTGTTTTTGTGCGATGTCACCATCCCCTGACTCTGAGGGGGAAATATCTGGACTATGTGAACAGCTCCCATCTGCAGCCTTTTGGCAACTGGACCCACTTGTGTAGGAGGCAAACTGGGCCCGAGGAGAGCCGGGGAGGGGGTGTACTGGTAAAGATGGAGGGTAGAGAGATAGATGAGACAAGCACAGAGGGCCAGGTGGtcaacagaaagagagaaggcgTAGATTCAAGGCAGAGACACAGGGATGGGGCGATACTGGGGAAAGATGGAGTAAATAggaaaagagacagacaggaaggagtgGGAGTCCAAGGAGACCAGGGGGGTCCAGAAACAGAATCCTCTTCCTTGTTGGACCAAAAGAAAGCAAGGAAGGTGTCTCTGAATCCAAAGTCACGACCTGCTGCAGAGACGACTGGGAAACGCACCAAGGGGAGACGAATGTCCAATGTCACTCCCAAAACCGAGCCACCGATTTCCACCTCAAGTCACAGAAACACTTCGCACACGGGGCTCAGCACAACCCCCCCGGCGCAGGCAGGAGGGATGTTCGATCTGCTCTGGGCGGATCCGAAGGGTCCACTCCCTGTAATCACAGATCCCTGTGCCTTCAATCGCCATTTCATCACCAACGTGTCAGTGGATCAGGTGACCTCCAGCACAGTCACCGTCTCCTGGACCACACGGGATCATCACCGCTACACACCAGGACCCGGGCCCGGTCCGGACGAAGTCCACTACCGCCTTCTGTTCGACCGGTTCGGCACCGCGGACCGCTTCCCCCGCTACGTGTACGCCCGCGGCGCGTCTCGCTCCGTGACCCTCCGGGAGCTCAGCCCGGACGTGACCTACATGGTGTGCGTGGAAGGCGTGGTGGGGGGGTCCGTGTGCCAAGTGGCCCCGCGCGACCACTGCGCCGGACTGGTCACGCTGCCCGAAGGCCCCGCGCTGACCCTCGACCTCCAGCTGGCGACCGTGGCGACGCTGGCCGCCAAcgccgcgctgctgctggcgctcgGCGCCGCGTGGCTGGGGCGGAGCCTGCGGAGGAGGctgcggaggaggaggtcgGCCGTGCACGTGCGCCACATGTACTCCACCAGGCGGCCGTTCCGGCACGCCGGCGCCAGCG